A window of the Cannabis sativa cultivar Pink pepper isolate KNU-18-1 chromosome X, ASM2916894v1, whole genome shotgun sequence genome harbors these coding sequences:
- the LOC115710194 gene encoding protein disulfide-isomerase 5-2-like, whose amino-acid sequence MEKRVSIPLLLLVMFSLEITVQASSSSAEKWVVDGKVLELDDSNFDSAIAAFDCVLVDFYAPWCVHCKRLSPQLDIAAPALAALKEPIVIAKVDADKFRWLATKFDIDGFPTLKIFMHGLPMDYNGPRKADLLVRYLKKFVAPDVSILDSDSAISNFVEAAGTYFPIYIGFGLNESVISDMAKKYKKKAWFSVAKDFSENMMVLHDFDKVPALVVRHPSYDEQSVFYGPFDVEFLEDFVKQNMFPLVMPITYDTLKSLDNDERKIVLTIVEDENDEKSKKLIRILKSAASANRDLVFGYVGIKQWEDFADTFGANKKTKLPKMVVWNRNEDYLTVNGSESIDEEDQASQVSRFLEGYREGRTIETRISGPSMLGFINSLFSGSNAVYLVFFVVATIFVIQSIRGDEEPPRVSTRDEVNQSSTSSFVPETESSESRSGQKED is encoded by the exons atggagaAGAGGGTGTCAATTCCACTCTTGCTGTTGGTGATGTTCTCACTCGAAATCACTGTTCAAGCATCGTCATCCTCGGCAGAGAAGTGGGTCGTTGATGGAAAGGTTTTGGAGTTGGACGATTCAAACTTCGATTCCGCCATTGCCGCCTTCGACTGTGTATTGGTCGACTTCTACGCTCCCTGGTGTGTCCATTGCAAACGTCTTTCCCCCCAG TTGGATATAGCTGCCCCTGCACTTGCTGCTTTGAAGGAACCTATTGTGATAGCTAAAGTAGATGCAGACAAGTTTAGGTGGCTTGCTACGAAATTCGACATTGA TGGATTTCCTACTCTGAAGATCTTTATGCATGGTCTCCCAATGGACTACAATGGACCTAGGAAAGCAGATTTACTTGTTCGTTATCTAAAGAAATTTGTGGCACCTGATGTTTCTATACTTGATTCAGACTCTGCTATTAGTAACTTTGTTGAGGCAGCTGGAACTTACTTTCCCATATATATTGGGTTTGGCTTGAATGAATCTGTTATATCAGATATGGCTAAAAAGTACAAGAAAAAAGCATGGTTTTCTGTGGCGAAGGATTTCTCAGAGAACATGATGGTCTTGCATGATTTTGATAAAGTTCCAGCTTTGGTGGTCCGTCATCCTAGTTACGATGAACAAAGCGTCTTCTATGGCCCTTTTGatg TGGAGTTTTTGGAAGATTTTGTAAAGCAGAATATGTTTCCTTTGGTTATGCCCATAACCTATGACACATTAAAGTCGTTGGACAATGACGAAAGGAAAATTGTTCTGACAATTGTAGAGGATGAAAACGATGAGAAGTCAAAGAAACTGATCAGGATATTGAAGTCTGCTGCATCTGCAAATCGAGACTTGGTATTTGGTTATGTTGGTATCAAACAATGGGAAGACTTTGCTGATACATTCGGGGCCAATAAGAAGACAAAACTGCCAAAAATGGTTGTTTGGAATCGGAATGAGGATTACCTTACT GTTAATGGCTCAGAAAGCATTGACGAAGAAGACCAGGCATCGCAAGTATCGCGATTTCTGGAGGGTTACAGGGAAGGGAGAACAATAGAGACAAGAATTAGCGGTCCATCAATGCTTGGCTTCATAAATTCACTATTCAGCGGCAGCAATGCTGTGTACCTAGTATTTTTCGTGGTTGCAACTATTTTTGTAATACAAAGCATCAGAGGAGATGAAGAACCTCCCAGGGTCAGCACTCGAGACGAAGTGAATCAATCTAGCACTAGCAGTTTTGTCCCTGAAACTGAAAGTAGTGAATCTAGATCAGGACAAAAGGaagactaa